One Alnus glutinosa chromosome 3, dhAlnGlut1.1, whole genome shotgun sequence genomic region harbors:
- the LOC133863809 gene encoding brassinosteroid-responsive RING protein 1-like: protein MGFPFGYSEVFFPNLILHALSLLGFIRNLIFSLFRFLGISDFLETDTIWPDDPTRIPEQKPVSALLIQEFLPVMNFQDIVAVSGAGDPPESCAVCLYEFEGGDEIRWLRNCKHIFHRTCLDRWMDHDQKTCPLCRTQFVPGEMKCELDQRLWAASGVPDFYSEYSEYSSV from the coding sequence ATGGGATTCCCATTCGGGTACAGCGAGGTTTTCTTCCCAAACCTCATTCTCCACGCACTTTCCCTTCTGGGTTTCATCCGAAACCTCATTTTCTCGCTCTTTCGCTTCCTGGGTATCTCAGATTTTCTCGAAACGGATACGATTTGGCCAGATGATCCGACCCGGATACCCGAACAGAAGCCCGTATCCGCGCTCCTGATCCAGGAATTCCTGCCCGTGATGAATTTCCAGGACATCGTAGCAGTTTCCGGAGCAGGAGACCCGCCTGAAAGCTGTGCGGTCTGTCTGTATGAGTTTGAGGGAGGGGATGAGATCAGGTGGTTGAGGAATTGTAAGCACATTTTCCACCGGACTTGTCTAGACCGCTGGATGGACCATGATCAGAAAACGTGTCCTCTGTGTAGGACCCAGTTTGTGCCTGGGGAGATGAAGTGCGAACTCGATCAACGGCTCTGGGCTGCTTCTGGTGTACCTGATTTTTACAGCGAGTACAGTGAGTACAGTTCGGTTTGA
- the LOC133864311 gene encoding uncharacterized protein LOC133864311 → MRIRKNAKLSPSWFSHASAPEALQTHVCQLNQSPWDAIPFAQDSSQLEGEDSFTGNASLADSVGPVESVSSMMDAVAAKAEEMVVYDNDTVEKRAKAFDHTEERARENEFGFENTNNNITTTTSPSFRRAAAAAAAAAAAAGARRARGRAAKKGSSSSNPYEFYYYSGFGPLWGRKRGDRGGDAISKSNEAAKLVDNITINTTQSSTPSSSSQIDNNDDFDYVDDDDDDDEDDANGDSGKKRMRKPVKARSLKSLM, encoded by the exons ATGAGGATCCGCAAGAACGCAAAGCTCTCACCCTCCTGGTTCTCGCACGCTTCAGCTCCCGAGGCCCTCCAGACGCACGTGTGCCAGCTCAACCAGTCGCCGTGGGATGCGATTCCCTTTGCGCAAGACTCAAGCCAG CTCGAAGGAGAAGACAGCTTCACAGGAAATGCCAGCCTCGCCGATTCTGTCGGACCTGTCGAGAG TGTTTCGTCGATGATGGACGCGGTGGCAGCGAAGGCCGAGGAGATGGTTGTCTACGATAACGATACGGTCGAGAAGCGAGCAAAAGCGTTCGACCACACCGAAGAACGAGCAAGAGAGAATGAATTTGGGTTCGAAAATACCAACAATAATATCACTACTACTACTAGTCCTAGTTTCCGGAGAGCCGCCGCGGCTGCGGCGGCGGCGGCTGCGGCTGCGGGAGCTCGCCGTGCCCGAGGTCGCGCGGCGAAGAAGGGTTCCTCATCCTCCAACCCTTACGAATTCTATTACTATTCTGGGTTCGGGCCGTTATGGGGTAGGAAAAGAGGCGATAGAGGAGGAGATGCGATCAGCAAGAGCAACGAAGCCGCCAAACTTGTCGACAACATTACTATTAATACTACTCAAAGCAGCACTCCTTCTTCCTCCTCGCAAATCGATAACAATGACGATTTCGACTAtgtggatgatgatgatgacgacgACGAAGACGACGCCAACGGCGACAGTGGGAAGAAGCGGATGCGGAAGCCTGTGAAAGCGCGATCGTTGAAGTCCCTAATGTAA
- the LOC133863525 gene encoding uncharacterized protein LOC133863525: MDKQVEKMQLRQNYRNLWHSDLLGTIQADAPYCCFALFCGPCASYLLRKRALYNDMSRYTCCAGYMPCSGRCGETKCPELCLCTEVFCCFGNSVASTRFLLQDEFNIQTTQCDNCIIGFMFCLQQLACIFSIVACIVGSSELQEASQLLNCLSDMVYCSVCACMQTQHKIEMDKRDGKFGQQPMAIPAVQQMSRFNQATPPPVGYPSQQAYGQPYGYPPPNQAQGYPPAGYPPPAYPPPNYPR; encoded by the exons ATGGATAAACAGGTGGAGAAAATGCAGCTCCGTCAGAATTACCGGAATCTCTGGCACTCCGATCTCCTCGGCACCATCCAAGCGGACGCGCCTT ATTGTTGCTTTGCATTATTTTG TGGTCCCTGTGCTTCTTACCTGCTGCGTAAACGGGCTCTTTATAATGATATGTCAAG GTACACATGCTGTGCTGGCTATATGCCATGCAGTGGCAGGTGTGGAGAAACAAAGTGCCCTGAATTGTGTCTTTGCACTGAG GTTTTCTGTTGCTTTGGAAATTCAGTTGCCTCAACACGCTTTCTGTTGCAAGATGAGTTCAATATACAGACAACGCAATGTGATAACTGCATTATT GGATTCATGTTCTGCCTCCAACAACTTGCTTGTATATTCTCCATAGTAGCTTGCATAGTTGGAAGTAGTGAACTTCAAGAGGCTTCACAATTGTTGAACTGTTTGTCTGATATGGTTTATTGCTC GGTTTGTGCATGTATGCAG ACGCAGCACAAGATTGAAATGGATAAAAGAGATGGCAAGTTTGGACAACAACCAATGGCAATACCAGCAGTCCAGCAGATGTCACGTTTCAATCAGGCAACTCCTCCACCAGTTGGATATCCATCCCAACAAGCATATGGACAGCCCTATGGCTACCCCCCACCCAATCAAGCTCAAGGTTACCCTCCTGCCGGTTATCCTCCGCCCGCATATCCACCTCCCAACTATCCCAGGTGA